From the genome of Nicotiana tabacum cultivar K326 chromosome 2, ASM71507v2, whole genome shotgun sequence:
taggttttgcaatttcaagatttttagggctgtcgttcttggtagttgtaatggttgagagatgataaactataattcccttcatctcgtccaactttgggagggtagttgcactgctcaactgatagaatgaactaggcacacttgttgcataccacatgttcgacgaattgtccctgagaaaaatttaggcgtcggtgaagtctgagtaaccgagcaacattggtgtatgcttgagaataagtgtggggtcgagtgaggggctatgtgaaattgagtttttgaagaaagttatcacatacttgctgaaagtcatgagctacaattccatgaagagtgaatggcatgactttacaAATAAATTGAAGTCTGCAAGCTGTCGCAATTGCTTTCAGGCTGAACTTCGCTgtttcatctgctaattgttgaattctttgcattgcaggtacttagattcgtaaaatgacagcagcgagtaaaccatccaagcaacaagacaaagatggtaacaaacaaccgcccaaaaagcctaccggaagggcagcgggcggtccaaatccacagaaaaagaggaagcggacggagaaggaaatggaactgctgcctaggcagttaagtgatgattcagagcaagaggaggaggaaacattggtccggaggacagtgaagaagggtattacaccaagcaaaggaatagagatacgagagcctgtgacataccaaagaaaagcttcgagaatgagtgctccaactgataaagggaaggagaagattactacagaatctgaatccgattccgattcggacaatgaccacctacagatcaacatgagtgatgaagacgaaggtgaacccatagaccgagttgattgggagaaatactttgttaatgagaaggcattccgagcctataagaagatattggtttcaaagaagtacattccggaaaagccgataaacatcggaccacttaagacaaagtactcagagtttctccagtcaattcgagaggtgcaaaaatggggacccattctgaaaggtcatggcaaagccaacctcaccattgttagagagctctacgccaattggcgtcacgcacggggaaacattgtgcgagtaagagggatagatattaatgtgtcagctgaagctctgaataacttcttaagggtgccacGCACACTCACTGACAGGTTTGAcgccatatgcaaaacaccagattatgcacacattaagtctgtcctatgccctaccaggaaggatgcagaatggaagcatgggagtatggagtaccactctatagcaaaggaattcatgagtgcgttagcacgtgtggctctaaatttcatttgtaaccgactgctgccatgccaacataaaactgatgtccctcgttaccgcgcactcgtattatatgctttattagaggggataccactcaacttcggagccatcatgcatgatcaaatgcagcgaaccaggatgaattacaagtggaggctgttctttgctaataccctaacggcttttttaacagagaggggagtactatgggacaaggagaatgatgacattgaggctaaagctccaggaccatatgatgtcactcatgttctagagccgaacaagggaaggtcttctaagctcaccgtccaacaattatttgagcatatgcaagcagatatgcaagagaacagggctgagctgatagcgactcgtgtcgagttgagtgccaccagggatgagttgagacagactcgtgcggatctaagccgagttcagaccgagcaggccacgatgatgaaggagatatcattactcctcagagctctggttcaatgtgcaggtacagacatctcccagctgattgcatcatccactgccggaccatccactcctgttcctcccatagtcaccgaggctccactcaacaggcctattgaggtcgctgtaacacctgatacagaatcagcaccagttgttgatgataggaatgctatggatgcagatgctcctccacCTTGACTTCAGGGAGtccttctcaccctactttaccttgtttgtgtgcgttggggacaacgcacaatcctaagtgtggggtgggggtgatttatgtttgatgtatggatgaatgtactaatatattcactggattaatggcataaaatagcagtaaattcatctatatggagtaactatcagtttatctattagtttatttataaaaaaaaaaaaaagtatctttgtagatagtaataatcccctgtggtttttctttgtgcctcggttcttttccatgggatgtagtttgaaccgggtaattttgttttctttttagagtagagtaggaatgtagggaataaaaggaggaagaatgatgaacctaggtgaccttgacttggttgatactggcatatttaagcctttacatatgtaatatcttcccttctcactctgaaattattgatgatgccttgttaaaacggatagcatgttttgttggagcctatttctcatttttcttgacttgtgttcactttgcgtttaatgcttaatatctcgttgctccgtgaatacttgcattgcttgagagtcggaatgtgatcgtccttagtgagtcatgtgccatgtgtggtgagattttttgtgtagtccatgtattgtacttgtgtctagaacttgcccggtatgtgagttgaagcgaaattttaggtgatgctcggtttgaaaaatgattttaggctttctttgatctttttgagcttattgcttatcacaaataaaatctatccctagttaacccttttgagcctgtagaccttttatttggtacccacattacaagcctataccctttttattcttaattgacattgttttgatccttttacctcttaaagcactttaattgttagatgagcgctaaaagaagtaagaagggactaagtgtggggtgacttttgagtggaaccaatgaaagaaagaagggtgcacttattttgtaaaataatacgccACTagcgaaaaaaaaaaagaaagaaaaatatagaggaataaattgttgtcttattcttgctagtgggtatgaattaaagtagtgcttaaagaaagaggaaatattgttggggtgatattatttgtgaaattgaagtggtgttgaagaatttgcgcttaagttatttgatgatgtgttaaagtgcttaggaagttgagtcactattcctaaaatatatcctacccgtcccttagcccacattacaaccatgaaaaaagtcctaattgattttagatcgagcgagcttacattagtagagatttacattaagggcaagcctatggtaccaactgcatgcatgcgacttcttttgtgagagtgagcgattttctttgtgagcatgagattcgaatgtgtggattgattctactctctttgcttttgttgtgagggcacatggtttcacgagggataggtaacgttattagacttctctatgatgttggctgttcaagccatgagtgcattgtgacattgagtcgatttttgaggttaggattgttgtgagcatgttgtctttgttcgaatatgtttaaagaagggcataagaaaagggaagtgtgttgatgcatagtctagagcctaattgtagcaaataaccacggtcataggtgcagtgtgctttgaacgataagagtttaattttgtttcgtctactatatgatggtttgttcgaggacgaacaaaggtttaagtgtggggtagtgatgtttggcatatttcgatatgtgttaatgttactttacccatgctttaaccactttttgatgttatttaatctttaaaacacccaacatggtgtaattattggtttgatgactaattaagttatgtgtgacgatttaaggtgttcggagtgcaaaatatgaagaaaaggtggtttagctagaggaagaagggttggatgcgtcgcatccaacctaggaaaacatcatcctgcatgcaaccttagcagtgaagttgtgccatcgcgtccgccatcgcgtgcgaaactgggaagtagaagtgaagctggatgcgtcgcgtccaccatcgcatgcgaagctgagaaatggaggacaaggtggatgcgtcgcatccaccttagcatcaatccctgaagccgaattggactaggaatgggagagctttggcccacgacttttgtacgcaatatataagctaaaaacgcctcttttaggtgatctaacatattgggaagagggaaaaagccaggaaaaagctgtgaaggccggaattcatcaagtttcatctttctcccaccaaacttagtaatttttatgtttctttgtatgatttgttgtttggctaccatgtctatgtggagctaaacttcacgttctagggttgtggttctttcatgactattgttattcggatattgattttgacttcttgatttatcatattagtttatttattcaatcttgcgcttaattatttaattgcttgatcaccaattgaatattatctacgaatctagaattgaactcgaaagtgggaattctatattgcatataggattgagtagggcaagttcttgaactcgggcatcggggaacggattcgtggttaggatagacatatacctaattaccttgcttggttgatttacaggaattataaatgcgttcttgttgattctaactccatagacatataggcgttaggttagcttgaataggcgagtaagaactcgacagattcttatgagcaatattaaccctgtcaaccaataagctagataaattagtcggtcaattcaattgaagaatacaataggattgttagatagaccataaccctagatcgttttcattacattgatatcattaaaatctgctcttcctctgttcaaagtttattatttatatttttcttatttaattagttagaataaaatatttttagatttaattcttatttagataattaagataggctaatttagttaatagctaatcataagtcctcgtgggttcgacatccgactttgagtcactttattacttgacgaccgcgtatacttgcgtgagtgtgtttggtcgcaacacactcacggctgtttccgatagaccatcggctccctccctccaagaactccccaccttactcttggggtaTCTTGAATTTACAAcgtcttggttggaagtggagggtgctcaccactatagcaacccactcttgtcctCTGTGCCGTACTGATTGGGGAAAATTTTTTTAGTCAAAAGGATAAGAGATTTAACAATTAAAATCCCTAAAAAGTACAGTAGTATTCGTAATATCATTACAACTGTTGCCATATCTTAACTCTAATAATGCAAGTAAATTGCTTAGTTGTAAGTTGTAACACGTTAATTTAGCATTATCGAAGGCTGGCAGCTTCGTTACGGAAGAATTAGAAACAAAAGTACGTACTTAATCAGTTTAAATAATATGTTAAATCTTCTACAAAGATATCATGCTCATGACCTTGGAAACATAAGCATGTTACCAAAGattttattctctcgcagataTTTCAAATCTACCCTTCAGTAATAAAACTATGAGTAGcagcaattaaaaaaaaaaaaaaagtagcccGGTGCACAAAGTATTCCAGGTTCATGTAGGATCCGGAAAATGGTCGCACCCCAAGGTGGTATGATGTAAATATTCTACCCTGATGTAAATATCAGTGGCTGATTGTATAATTCGAACCTGTAATTTATAGGTTACACGGAGACAACTTAACCAATGTTCCAATGCTCCCCTTCATGAGTTGCAACAATTTAATAGAGTTTAATTTTGTGTACTGACAACATATAATTTCCTTGCACGAGAAGTTAAGATGACCTATAACAATAGGTCGATATGATATACTATAAACTTATTATAACAGGTTAAAATACAGCTTAGCAGCAAATGGAGAAGGTAAATAAATAGAGACAAAATCAAAGCTTCAATTTTATACTAATTGCATGGACAGGAGAAGTAAAATACACTTGGCTATTTTGCTTAAAACTGCAACAGTTGCCCAGTTCAGTCAATAAACCCTAAGATATTGCAGGCTATTACCAACAAATGGTCAAAGGTTTCTGCTGTCTCTTGCCAATTAACCTTTTTAAAATTCTAACTAACTAGAGTAcctctttttttgttttcctttttttttcattaacTTTAAATACAAAGGTAGaaggtaaaaaaagaaaaaaagaaaaaaaagaattgtcaaatCTGCATTACAAGGAGGCAATCTTAGCTTAACACCAGaacaaggaaaaagaaagaaaaaatcatCCCTAAAATTTCAACCATCACTAAATCACCCCTCAATTTGCAATGAAGAGCCAGCTGCATCCAAAACAATCAAATGGTTTCTTTATTAAACAAGATGAAATTAATCACACCAGAGACTAGTTCAAGAAAGATTTCAATATGATATACAGCAAGCACTTATTCTATATTATATCCAAAGGCGAATGGTGCCAATGTTTTATAGGTTAAACTGAACTCAGTACTTTTAATATTGTTGTTGCACCCGTgtcagatcctccaaaaatacactaaTTTTGGTAGATCCGATGTGTCCCAGCGGCTTTTTTGAAGAGTTCGAGTAACATAACTTTCAACgcataacatatattgaacatagatttatatgTGAAAAAACACTAAAATTTCAAAAGTATAATGAATTCAGCGGTAAGAACCTATCAAGTTTAAATCTTGGATCCATCTGCCTCTGTCGTAATAATCAACTAATGATCCAATTCATGTAAATAGAAAGTTAGAAGGAATAAAAAAAAGACTAACCAGAATCATGTTGATGATCAGAACCATGTTCTCTCTGATGATTTTCCATACACTGAAGTAAGTACTTAAAAGTCTCAATCTCACAAGGAATTGTAAGTCCACCAGTATGATCAAATCCAAACTCTTCTTCAACTTTTTCCAACAAAACTTTGAACAAAGGATCACTAAGATAACTTGTAGGAATTATAAATCTTCTAAGCTCAGGTCCAACATAAACAGCTAAATAACCTTTAGGAACACCATGTGGTGGCTCTGGACTCTGGCAACTCTCGTCGTCTGAATCGCAACATACATTTGAACTCTTTAACCTCTTCATTATAGCTGGTGATATGCCTCCATAAATATTTCCATTACTATTGTTATTGGAAGATCGAAAATGGTGGCCATTAGTACAATGGTTTTGGTTGTTGTTtgctttgggactaagtgtcacaTTCTGCCATTTATGTAATAACTCTTTGAGTCTCACAATTTGCCTAATACCTGTCACTTTGCTTCCAACTCCATGatcttccatttttcctttgcttAATTATCACAACAAGATTGATAATGATAATGAGAAGAATATTACCAAATTTGGATTGACAAAATCTTCGATTTGCTCTCGGAAAATTTGACTCATCAAATCTTGTTCCTCTGTATATTCATTGTATATAATGTATACCACAGGTATATAAGTTTCCTACTCAAGTTCTTGGAAATATGACAAAAGCTCTAATAAGGAAATTAGATAGCTTAAATAGCAATAACCTGATATGTTAATGATTTTTTGATATCCTACTTAACAAGGGAAGATTAAAGACAGATCCATTGTGCTAAGACACATTAAATTAGGGTTTTCTTAGCTGTATTATTTTAGTGATTCAATCCATGTGAAATCCACAACGCGTATGACTTTACTAGAAGGAGAAGCATTTTCCAATCACATGAATAGCAGCTAATATAATCATTTTAGCATTTAAAATACTACTACTTATTAAATACTTTAAAGTTTTGGATACATACATCCGAAGACATGAAGATATAAAATTAGTTTAATTAATATCATAAGAGATAAACAAAGAGTGGCGGTGATATGAAGCTAATTGCTTTTCTCCCTTCTTGATTTAGTAGTTAATTAAGACATCCTATTATTACTCTTTGGGCTCAAAAGATAGAAGCAAACGATAAACCAAGTTCACTAGATGTAGGGGTATTCGAACCTAACCGAAAAATCgcatcaaaacaaaaaatcaaacaaatcgattaaaaaacc
Proteins encoded in this window:
- the LOC107812964 gene encoding uncharacterized protein LOC107812964 codes for the protein MEDHGVGSKVTGIRQIVRLKELLHKWQNVTLSPKANNNQNHCTNGHHFRSSNNNSNGNIYGGISPAIMKRLKSSNVCCDSDDESCQSPEPPHGVPKGYLAVYVGPELRRFIIPTSYLSDPLFKVLLEKVEEEFGFDHTGGLTIPCEIETFKYLLQCMENHQREHGSDHQHDSAGSSLQIEG